DNA sequence from the Cellulophaga sp. HaHaR_3_176 genome:
TTTTTCTCCGTTTTTTTCGGCAACTGCAAAAAACGCTTGGTTGTTTTTTGCATCATACATAGATGTGCCATCTGCTTCAGTAGTTACCGTACCAACAACTTGTTGTTGGTAATTATAGAAAGTTACATTTACCCCTCCAATTGGTTGTGTACTAATAATATCGCTTACCGCTATAAAGTAGCTTTTATTAACGCCCTTTTTTATAGTAACACCAATATCAGAAGCTAATATGTTTATGTTTACTTTTTTATCATGATAATATGATGTGCTACAAGGGTTATCTCTTTCATCCCAATCGTAATTATAATAATAGTCATCATAATACTCTTCAACACCATCCCAAGAGCTATCTTCAGTTTCTTCATCGTAATTATCAACATCTTCAGTTTCGGTTTCGAAATTTGTCGATTGACATTTATATAAACTATATGCTGGTTTAAAAGAAAACTCTACTCTATAAATGGCTCCTTTTTCAGGTGTTATAATTGATTTTAAGTCTAAAGCATGTGCCGACCATTTTCCATTATTTACAGATAAACTATTTTGCAACTCTAACCTTTTAGTAGCAACTGGTCTTGCTACGCTTTTTAAATTAGAGCTTCCGTTTAAGTCGTTATATTGAAGAAATTGCAAAATATTACTTTCGTAAATACGCAAAACACTTACGTCTACATATTTTAAGTTTACGGCTTCAAAATTTATTTTCAGATTCGTAGACGATGGTAAAATTGTACCATTTGAAAGTAACCTAACTTGTGGTTTAATTTCTTCGAAAGCAATACGCTCTTCAAATTTATTTTTTAACTTAAAGCCATCAATACTTTCAATTCCGTTAAACACTTCTAATAAAATAGATCCAACATTATCTGATGATGGATAAACTTTTAAAGTATTACCATTTACCCCATATTTTAAACTATTATTGCCTTCTAAAACAACAAGCCCTTTAAAATTTTGACCTTTTTTTAATGGATCTGAAAAATTAACAAGAACAACAGGTCTATCTGATCGCTCAACAGTTACACTTAGTACTGTAAAGTTATTTTTACCTGGAATTATTATTTTGTTATTTCCAGAGCTATTTATATCGTGCTTTGAACCATCCCAAGAAACTTCTAACTCCGTATCATTTTCAGAACGCACTATATTATCAATTTTAAATTGAAATACAGTTCCTTCTTTAACTGCATCATCGAACTTTACTTGTATATTTTTTCCGTTATTTTTTACTGTAATAAAATCTTTCACATCTTCTAACGAAAGAATATCCGCACTACGAAGTTGCCCTTCTAAGTACTGTTTGTCTTTTGATGACGATTGCAATTCGTTTGTATAAATATTAAATTTTTGTTCTATTGTTTTTACTAAAAAACTAAACTCTTGAAAATCTTCAGGAAGATTTTTAATAAGCTTATCCAACCTCAAGTTTAAAGTATATTCTGTATTTTGTTTTAGTTTGTTTTTCGGAATAAATGAAATAGTACGATTATCTAAAACAATAACTTTACCCTCAACTTTTGGTGAAATTGTAAATAAATCATTATCTAATTCGTCACCTGTGTTCCAAGAATCAATTGGTGTTTTTAAAACTACACGAACATCGCTTGTTGAAGAAATAATACCATGTGTAACCTCTGTAACATAGTCTTGATACTGGTTAAGATTATTTAACTGATCTTCAGTAGTGTTAGATTTTTCTTTACATCCAAAAATAAATAAGATGAAAAGTACTAAATAAATATTTTTGAATTTCATAAAGTGGTTTTTATGTCGTAAAAATAAAAGGTTATTGGCTCTAGTTACTAACTGAAAACAGTGAAATATATTTTATATGCTTTTAGTAATTCCTTTTTATTAATTGAATATTTAATTAATGAAGCAAAACAAACTAAAGGTAATCATTGAACGTAAGGTTATGATTACATAAATAAAAAAGAATCTGTATTTCATCGAAAAAGTAAAAAAGCTTATGCTTTTCTAAAAAAAAAGCTCAATCTTTCGAAACTGATTTACGAGAATCAAGAGAACACGAAAACCCCATTTTCTACTCTTTCCTGCTTACAAATAAGACAATTATGAAAATGAGATTGCATTATGCATTCTTGGTTTTATTTGTATTTCTAGTTAGTTCTTGTGGCGAAGAATCTTTAGATAATACTTATATAATAGAATCTGAGAATGCTATTACAGTAGAAAAAGAATTATTAGAGATTATTAATAATCACAGGCTATCAATAGATCACAACCCTTTTATATATAGCACCGTAGCATATAAGCACGCAAACTTGCATACTGACTATATGATATCAAAAGGAGATATTAATCATGATAATTTTAGCACAAGAGCTTCAAATGTTTCTGCAGAAGTAGATGCTATTGAAGTTTCTGAAAATGTTGCAAAAAATTATAAAACGGCAAGAATAGCTTTTGAAAACTGGCTTAAAAGCACAACACACAGAAAATCAATAGAAGGAAATTATACTCATACAGCTATAAGCGTTAAAAAAGACAACAATGGCGAATTTTATTTTACTGAGTTATTTTATAAATAACTTCTATTTTAAATAAGCATACATATATAAACCAACAAGCTTATTACTTTATATTAACGCTTGTTGGTTTTTAAAGATTTTGTCAATAGTTTTTTTTAACTTTCGTAAAAAATGGCAATAGCACCTCCTTTCAATCTTAATAAGTGGATATCTGAAAATAGAGACACCCTAAAACCTCCTGTAGGAAATAAAAATCTATATAAAGACGCTGGAGATTATATTGTAATGGTTGTTGCAGGACCAAATGCACGAAAAGATTATCATTACAATGAAACAGAGGAATTATTTTATCAATTAGAAGGTAATATCGAAGTACATATACAAGAAGATGGTATAAAAAAAACGATGCTATTAGGCCCTGGAGACATGTATTTACACCCTGCAAAAATACCACACTCGCCAGTGCGTCATGAGAATTCTATCGGTCTGGTGATCGAGCGAAAAAGAAACCATATGAATATAGATGATGGTCTTTTATGGTTCTGTGACAATTGCAATCACAAACTATATGAAGCCTATTTTACTCTTAATGATATTGAAAAAGATTTTTTAGGGCACTTTAAGCATTTTTATAGCTCTAAAGAATTAAGAACTTGTGACAATTGTGATACAGTAATGCCTGTTGACCAACGTTTTATCTCTAAAGAATAATTATGAATATAGCGCTGAAAGTAGTAATCGCATTTGTAGCCTTTTTCCATTTGTATATAATGTGGTTCGAAATGTTTGCCTGGACAACAAAAGGTCCAAAAGTTTTTAGCAAATTCCCAAAAGACCTATTTACACCAACTAAAGCAATGGCTGCAAACCAAGGTTTGTATAATGGCTTTTTAGCTGCTGGTTTAATTTGGACATTCTTTATATCAAACATGGAGTGGAAAAATAATATTTCTTTATTTTTTTTAACATGTGTAGTAATAGCAGGTGTTTACGGCTCATTTACAGCCGATAAAAAAATATTCTTCCTTCAAGGATTACCCGCTTTAATAGGTATAATATTGATATTTATTCAATAATTTATATCACTTTAAAAAGCGAATTAATACACTTTATATTTGTAACTTTGATAAAAATGTAACAAAAAATCAAAAAAAAGTTATAAAATGTCAAACATAGCAAAAGATTTCGGTATTAAAGAAGCCCTAAAAACTTTGGGTGTAAATGAAATAAACAGTGGTACATCTACTGGATCTAAAACTTTTGGTTCTGGTAATGAAATTTCATCTTTTTCACCTGTAGATGGGCAACTAATCGCAAAAGTATCTACAACTACAAAAGCAGATTATGACAAAGTAATGACTACTGCAACTTCAGCTTTTAAAACTTGGAGAACAATGCCTGCCCCTTTACGTGGTGAGATAGTTCGTCAATTTGGAGATAAATTACGTGAGAAAAAAGAAGCCTTAGGGAAATTAGTTTCTTATGAAATGGGAAAATCTTACCAAGAAGGTTTAGGCGAGGTTCAAGAAATGATTGACATCTGTGATTTTGCTGTAGGTTTATCAAGACAATTACATGGTTTAACAATGCACTCTGAACGCCCAGGTCACAGAATGTACGAACAATACCACTCATTAGGAGTAGTAGGTATTATATCTGCTTTTAACTTTCCTGTTGCTGTTTGGGCTTGGAATACTGCATTAGCTTGGATTTGTGGTGATGTATGTGTCTGGAAACCATCTGAAAAAACACCAATTTGCGGTATTGCTTGTCAGAATATAGCTGCTGAAGTTTTTGCGGCAAACGATTTACCTGAAGGTATTTGTAATTTAATTAATGGCGATTATAATGTGGGTGAAATGATGACCACAGATAATAGAATTCCATTAGTTTCTGCTACAGGATCAACAAGAATGGGTAAAATTGTTGCACAAACTGTTGCTGGTAGACTTGGAAAAACTCTTTTAGAATTAGGTGGCAATAATGCTATTATCGTTACACCTGATGCTGATATTAAAATGACGGTTATCGGAGCTGTCTTCGGAGCAGTTGGTACTGCAGGACAACGTTGTACATCTACACGCAGGTTAATTATACACGAATCTATGTATGATAAGGTTAAAGACGCTGTAGTAGCTGCTTATGGACAATTACGCATAGGTAACCCATTAGATGAAAATAATCATGTAGGTCCTATTATTGATAAAGATGCTGTAGCAATGTACACAGCTGCATTAGAAAAAGTTGTGGTTGAAGGTGGTAATATTATTGTTGAAGGCGGCGTACTAGAAGGTAATGGTTACGAAAGTGGTTGTTATGTAAAACCTGCTATTGCTGAAGCTGATAATTCTTTTGAAATTGTACAGCATGAAACATTTGCTCCTATCTTATATTTATTAAAATATTCTGGAGATGTGAACAGTGCTTTAGAAGTACAAAATGGTGTAGCACAAGGTCTTTCTTCTGCTATTATGACTAATAACTTACGTGAGGCCGAAGCTTTTTTATCTGTTAACGGATCAGATTGTGGTATTGCTAATGTAAACATCGGTACTTCAGGAGCTGAAATTGGTGGCGCCTTTGGAGGTGAAAAAGAAACAGGAGGCGGAAGAGAATCTGGTTCAGATGCTTGGAAAGTTTACATGAGAAGACAAACAAATACAATAAATTACACTACAGAATTGCCATTAGCACAAGGCATAAAATTCGATTTATAAAAAAACCCAGCATTAGTTTAAACATTCCAATGCGGGTTTTTTAACATATTACTAATTCTTAAAAGTTTAAATATTTGATCTAAACTTTTTTAAGATTCAATTCAAAACTTCTATTTCAATTCCGAAATTTTATCGGGAGAAATAGAAGTTTTTTTATTTCCTCTCTTAAACATCAAACGTATATAAATAGTGTGATTTATTGCACAAATTACACTTCAAAAGTAGATAAAACAAAAAGGTATCTATTTGATAATGAATATTTAATACACAATAATTCAGTATTTTAACGTTTTTTTTAATACTTTGCTATAGTTAACACTAAATAACTACTAACAATGACCAAAAAAACAACTTATCTAATAGGTATCTTACTTACTATTTTATTAGGTACTTACTTTTACATTTCATGTTGTAGCACTTGCGGCACTTCTGTAAAAGATGAAACCACTAATGAAGTTACCCCAACACCTTCAGAAACCAAACCAACATCAACATCTTACCCTTTTTCTTTTAATGATGGTGATTATGCATATGAAACTAATGATAATTTTAACTTCAACATGTCTTCGTCTTCAATTTTACTACCACTATCTGAAAAAGTTGAAAAAGGAATCTCAGGGTTAAAAGATTACATAACAACAAACACTGGTAAAGTTTTAAATATTACTGGCTACTACAAAGGCGATGAAGCAAACAAATCTGCCTATCCTAATTTAGGTATAGCAAGAGCTAATGCTGTTAAAAATTATTTAGTTGAAAAAGGAATAGCATCATCAACTTTAAACATTTCTGGAAAATTAAATGATGATATGGTTAGTGGTGATGACAACGTCTACCTAGGCCCTGTTACATACTCTATTTCTGGGGAAACTGCTGATTTAGCTGAAGAGCTAAAAGCTTTATATGATAAAGTTAAAGATGACCCTTTGGTTTTAAATTTCAATACTGGTGAAGCATCGATAAATTTAACTACTGAACAACGACAAAAAATTGCAGATATATCTAGATACCTTGATAAAGTTGATGGAGCAAAGTGCAGTGCAACTGGCCATACGGACAGTCAAGGACAAAGAGCTACAAATATTAGGTTAGGTTTAGAAAGAGCAGATTTCGCAAAATCTTATTTAATAAGCAATGGTATTTCAGATGCAAAAATAGTAACCTCATCAAAAGGTCCAGATGTACCTATTGCCAGTAACACTACCGAAGAAGGCCGCAGTCAAAACAGAAGAACAGTAGTTACTCTAAACTAAAAATATAACTAATCAATAAATACATAATACAATGAACTTTGAAAATTTAAATATTTGGTGTTGGCTAATTCCAGCTTTAGTAGGTCTAATTTGTGGAATTCTTGGTTATTTAATTGGAAAATCTAGCAGCATCACAATCGATAATTCTGCCGAATTAAAATCATGCCACGATAAAAACACAAAATTAGAATCAGATCTTGCTGCTTGTACTAGAAAATTAGCTACACCTGTTGCTCCTGCGCCTGTTACCACAAAATCGTCATTTGTAGCAACACCTCCTGTGGTTGAACCTCCTATAGTGGCTCCGGTTACACCGACTATTGCATTTGACGCTTTGGCTGCTAAAGTAGCATTTGGCAAAACCGTAAAGCAAGATGATTTAAAACTGGTTGAAGGTATTGGCCCTAAAATAGAAGGTATGTTTAAAGATGCTGGTATAAAAACTTGGAAAGCACTCTCTAATGCAAAAGTATCAGAATGTCAAAAAGTATTAGATGGCGGAGGAACTCGTTATAAAATACACGACCCTGCATCTTGGCCAATACAAGCTAAAATGTGTTACGAAGGTAAATGGAAAGAATTAGCCAAATGGCAAAGCGAACATAAAGGTGGAAAATTATAATACTAAGCCTTTCTAAAACAAAAAAGTCCAGTTTTAAAACTGGACTTTTTTTATTTGTAATATTACAATCTACCGTTAGCTTCTACCCATTTAAATAGATATTGATCATCTGGTTGTTTCATTCTTGTTGCAATACGCTCTAAACGTTGTGGCAATTTCATCAAATAATCTCTAGCACGTTCCGCATCATCATTTAAAGCTCTTATATTATCTATTTCCCAATAAGAATTTAGTTTCTTTAAAATTTCAATATAATCCATTGCTGTATATACCCCTAAGCGCTGTGCACAATTAGAGAAGTTTTCGAAAGCAGTACCGATTTCTCCACCAGATTCACGTAAAAAATGAGCAGGCATAACAATCTTTTTCTTCATCATATCAGCAAATGCTAACATCATTTGACTTGGATCGTGTTCAAAAATACATTTTACAAACTCTCTATACGCTAAGTGATGGCGCATTTCGTCTCCTGCAATTATAGTACACATTTTTCCGAGAAGAACGTTACCACCCTTTTTAGCCATTTGTCCAACTCTTTTATGGGAAATATTAGTAGCTAACTCTTGAAATGATGTGTATATAAAATTTTTGTACGGGTCTCTATCTGTACCAATATCAAAACCATCAGCAATAAGGTGCTGCGTAGTTATTTCAACTTCTTTCATATTTACCCTTCCTGAAAGGTATAAATACTTATTAAGCACATCACCATGGCGGTTCTCTTCTGCCGTCCAGTTACGTACCCATTTAGACCATCCGTTTTTATTTTCACCATGCTGATCAACACCTTCAACATCCATCAACCAAGATTCGTATGTAGGTAATGCTTCTTCAGTAATTGTATCTGCAACCAT
Encoded proteins:
- a CDS encoding aldehyde dehydrogenase family protein translates to MSNIAKDFGIKEALKTLGVNEINSGTSTGSKTFGSGNEISSFSPVDGQLIAKVSTTTKADYDKVMTTATSAFKTWRTMPAPLRGEIVRQFGDKLREKKEALGKLVSYEMGKSYQEGLGEVQEMIDICDFAVGLSRQLHGLTMHSERPGHRMYEQYHSLGVVGIISAFNFPVAVWAWNTALAWICGDVCVWKPSEKTPICGIACQNIAAEVFAANDLPEGICNLINGDYNVGEMMTTDNRIPLVSATGSTRMGKIVAQTVAGRLGKTLLELGGNNAIIVTPDADIKMTVIGAVFGAVGTAGQRCTSTRRLIIHESMYDKVKDAVVAAYGQLRIGNPLDENNHVGPIIDKDAVAMYTAALEKVVVEGGNIIVEGGVLEGNGYESGCYVKPAIAEADNSFEIVQHETFAPILYLLKYSGDVNSALEVQNGVAQGLSSAIMTNNLREAEAFLSVNGSDCGIANVNIGTSGAEIGGAFGGEKETGGGRESGSDAWKVYMRRQTNTINYTTELPLAQGIKFDL
- a CDS encoding 3-hydroxyanthranilate 3,4-dioxygenase — its product is MAIAPPFNLNKWISENRDTLKPPVGNKNLYKDAGDYIVMVVAGPNARKDYHYNETEELFYQLEGNIEVHIQEDGIKKTMLLGPGDMYLHPAKIPHSPVRHENSIGLVIERKRNHMNIDDGLLWFCDNCNHKLYEAYFTLNDIEKDFLGHFKHFYSSKELRTCDNCDTVMPVDQRFISKE
- a CDS encoding CAP domain-containing protein, producing the protein MKMRLHYAFLVLFVFLVSSCGEESLDNTYIIESENAITVEKELLEIINNHRLSIDHNPFIYSTVAYKHANLHTDYMISKGDINHDNFSTRASNVSAEVDAIEVSENVAKNYKTARIAFENWLKSTTHRKSIEGNYTHTAISVKKDNNGEFYFTELFYK
- a CDS encoding DUF1304 domain-containing protein gives rise to the protein MNIALKVVIAFVAFFHLYIMWFEMFAWTTKGPKVFSKFPKDLFTPTKAMAANQGLYNGFLAAGLIWTFFISNMEWKNNISLFFLTCVVIAGVYGSFTADKKIFFLQGLPALIGIILIFIQ
- a CDS encoding acyl-ACP desaturase; protein product: MSAKNIRIEVMRTIEEKVNGFIDQYLIPINEIWQPTDFLPDSQSEGFLDAVKQIQEESKELGYDFWVTMVADTITEEALPTYESWLMDVEGVDQHGENKNGWSKWVRNWTAEENRHGDVLNKYLYLSGRVNMKEVEITTQHLIADGFDIGTDRDPYKNFIYTSFQELATNISHKRVGQMAKKGGNVLLGKMCTIIAGDEMRHHLAYREFVKCIFEHDPSQMMLAFADMMKKKIVMPAHFLRESGGEIGTAFENFSNCAQRLGVYTAMDYIEILKKLNSYWEIDNIRALNDDAERARDYLMKLPQRLERIATRMKQPDDQYLFKWVEANGRL
- a CDS encoding OmpA family protein, with protein sequence MTKKTTYLIGILLTILLGTYFYISCCSTCGTSVKDETTNEVTPTPSETKPTSTSYPFSFNDGDYAYETNDNFNFNMSSSSILLPLSEKVEKGISGLKDYITTNTGKVLNITGYYKGDEANKSAYPNLGIARANAVKNYLVEKGIASSTLNISGKLNDDMVSGDDNVYLGPVTYSISGETADLAEELKALYDKVKDDPLVLNFNTGEASINLTTEQRQKIADISRYLDKVDGAKCSATGHTDSQGQRATNIRLGLERADFAKSYLISNGISDAKIVTSSKGPDVPIASNTTEEGRSQNRRTVVTLN